The nucleotide sequence caattgcatcacatccacattcattgcatcaagaaatcagcaattgtagtcactttaataacttaaaatataaattccttgCTAATTTACAtagacgttataaagagttaagtaaaaaagattacatcatgataagaattaggcttgaacgattttcttcagatatgtttaagaaattgcaaacttgtagtgcagaaccgttcaaaatcttaaagaaaatcagttcgaatgcatatgttgtggatcttcctgatgacaaTGGGATTAGTGcttcatttaatattgaagatttggtcccatacaaaaagataatattcatgCCTTCTGATCCCTTTATTGATGTACCTgcccatgttggacaccctgacctattacctgctgttgagccaccacttCCCAaagttcatgcacgcagagaacaaatagaacatatattggatgagcaggttatttcaaccaggaacggtgattaccaacgttaccttgttcggtggaaaggtcgaccaaagtctgatgtgacgtggatttccagagcacagttgcagcgccttgaccccgatcttctggagcaatacgacagccggccagacctgtactcgacggggtcgagtttttctcacccgggaggagttgatggggatatcagagcccttcatccagatgatcctgagcccccggattgagtcagacccgtttatttgcatatttattttattattttatttctgggcttatttgcattctagggtttatttgtgatttattttatttctgggcttatttgcattttagggcttatttgtggtttatttgtgttatttgtgggtttattaggatttatttctgtgtaagggggtttatgcaaattgtgtatttgggccctatatatagggaactattttcatgattagggtttaattaaatgatttggaattttttttcccccttcgttctttcttctctttttctcctctcctcctctattcttcctgcgtctctacaacctcttcttccttctctttctcttgttcttccttcttctcctctttccccgcACTGGTGCTGCATCAATGGATAGATTGGACAATCGTTTTGCTATTGAAAGCTTATGTCATTTCATTCCACCCAGCATCAAACCCCTTGTACGGACAAATACATGGCAGAAATTAATATCAAAAACCAACAGGCGCTGGAAGGCAGCATTTTCTTATTTATCCACACTAAGCTTACAGAGAACAAGCTATGAACAGCTTTCTACTAGAAGTACTAGAACGAGAGGAACTCCAAACAACTGCAAGTATAATCTTCTTTAAAATGCTTGTCGAACATTATTGGAAATATTAGGATCTGTTACCTCAGATTTGCTTCAACAGCATCCCAATTATAGGGTTCAGCCTAACAATTTATAAAGTATTGCTGCCATCACATTGCCATGTCAGTGCTGAGATCAAATAAGAACAGTGGACTGATCTTAGAATGAAGCAAAATCCTGTTTCGATATAGCATGATCTTGATGCCTCCAAAGCTTATGATGGCTGCAAGtgtcttgaattttttttgcaaaaaaaacattgagcatAATTAATGGCGGTATTGTTTTGCCAATACTATGAAAATCTTCAGCATCGATTAAGGGGTTGCAACATAGACCAATATAAAATGATGAGTGTTCCATTGCTGGTGACAATAAAAATCTTAACAATCAATTTTCTGCAAGTTTCTCAGTGCCTGTCTACCTGAACTAACATTGCATATTGAGTGACATAAGGCCACCAAAAACTGAAGTCATTAGCTGGAAGATTTTTTAGATAACTTTGCCTACTCAAGGGCCTCCTGAATAAGCTTTTCTGTTAGAGCCTTTGGAAGTCCCATTATGCTGTCAATTGTTCCTACCTACAACATAAATCAATCAATCCATTACGCACAAGATGCAAACTTGGTGCAATATAGGCGTTTTCTTTAACacaatattatttaaaaaagatGTGAAAAGCTCACTATTGCCTCCACAAAAGGCGAAGTTAGTGGATTTTCCACCATCAGGCCACCAGCAACATAGAGCACATCCCCCTCCTTGATCTGAAATGGACACCAACAGGCTCATTAAATTATATCGATACAAAAATAGCTAAAGATCAACCTTATCCCTATCCAAAAAATATTGAGACCATCAATTTATACCATAAAACCAATATATATTGAGAATCATATGGCATAAAAGACGCAATTACCAGACTCTCTATGACCTCTTCTGGTATTTTGTGAAAATAAACCTGCAAATCAGCCACACATAAAAATTCATGTACTGCTGTAAATTCATCAGAAAAAATGTACACTGCATGAAACAAATCTGCAATGCTGACACCACTATAGATTCCTATTACATTGCATAAGActgctaattttttttcttacaaTACAATCAGGTCCTCTAAATGGATGCATTAAGAAAGACGAAAAAGTTACAATTCATCGTGATAACATTCTGAGAAACATGCcgtgtattttttttaaaaaagagctAAGTTAAGTTTTTTTTAACACTCAAATCCACCAAACTATCTATTCTTGCTGAATGCGAATATTAAAGTTGAGATGCTACAAGTGAAACAAAAACAGTACTTCAGCTTTATCCCATCCTCCTTTTCTTGCTCCTGTCTTGAGGTTTGTGACAAGTACAGATCCCACCGTCGATGCATGACCCCCAGAATACCCTGAAAATTGCATCCCATACAACAGTGCGAATGAAGGCTGCATCAGAATAAGCTTCTtagtgaaaaagaaaaaaaaaaccctctcAAAGAGACCTTTAATAAATTCACGTGCTTCTTCTGCACCAGATGGCTTCTCTCTAATCATCCCTCCATGGACGACAACCTTCaaggtataaaaaaaaaaatcagcaccgaGATAGAATGTGCTTTATATAAAACATAATATTCCATTAGAAAAGAAAACGTAAGTCTGGTGGATGCAGTTTGAGGTGTATAAACAGTTCCATGAAATGTAAAACAAAGCTGAAAATACTAATCATTTTTTCTATCCATTAGACTAAATATATAGTTTTACACCTCCTATTGATGCAAACATGAGATTTTCAAAATTGTGAAATCAAAAAGAATTAAAGGCACTACAACAAGCAGCTGCCACCCTTCAGAGGATTATGATCACATAATGGTATAATGGCAGAGGATAGGGATGTAGCAGAGCAAGAGAAGAGGTAAGGAGTTGACGATGGGAGATAAAATGAGAAAAGTTAAATTGACACCTTAAGATCTCCCAATCATTGTTAAGTGAGAAAACTTTGACATCGAGATACCTCCACTAGTTTATGGTAAAACAGTAACACTGCAAAAATGATGAATAGCATAATTCACATTGATATTTTAAACATAGGATTGCACTGCCTTCGTTATGCTAAGATCCTTTTAACAGATACAATTGCCATCCATCGGTAAGAATTTACTAACGATATTATGTGAATTTCCTGAACTTACCACATTTAATAGTATTGTTGAATGGCAATCTGTTCTGCACAAAGCGACAGTTCTTAATCAGGAGGTGTTAGGAACTAAAAGGAGTACTCTGTTTTAAGTCTTTCATTAGATATGATTTTATTCAGAGTAAGGGACTCATAGAAGAAATCCCCTTAAAATCAACTGGCAGCCTTGTAAAAAAACCTGCTTTCATGGGTCTGTCAAGTCCAATCTATTCCACTGTCTTCTTGCTCTCATTCAGGAGTCTGAAGAAGTTGAACATGGCAACTACAAAATAAGATCATTAACTTTTATGTTTATATAACTCTGCTAAACCTCTTTGGTCCAAATACAAATCATAAACATCGTCTCTATCACTTGATTATTTTTTAGACCCTACTTCAAAATTTTCTTCATTTCTCAATCCAACATTTATCCATGTCTTCATCATAACTATTGATGGTACACCATCTTCTCTAACATGTACCATAGAGACTTGTCCTAGGAATCTGCAGTAAGCACATTCATAACAAGTGTAAAGAGAACAAAGCAACAGCTATATCTGTCATTAGTGTACCCATTCCTTGAAGCTTCCTACCATCTCAACAACAAATTTCACTTTTAAAATCTTCTCAGGTGTTCAATATATCTCCATCATAAAGCTCTCTAATCTCTAACCAGCAATTGGTTTGTCGGCATTGTCACTTCAGTTGAAAAAAATAACCAGCTAGCATGAACGCAATATGTCAGCTTATAAATCCTCCCTCATGCTTATACCAACTACATCCTACATCGAACTTCTAGCACTCATAAAGCAATAGCAACAGTATTACTTGCAATACTACATTGCCTAGCAACAATGAAACAAGGGACAAGAAATCT is from Phoenix dactylifera cultivar Barhee BC4 chromosome 6, palm_55x_up_171113_PBpolish2nd_filt_p, whole genome shotgun sequence and encodes:
- the LOC103707614 gene encoding 7-methyl-GTP pyrophosphatase-like isoform X1; the encoded protein is MAGPTSWGTSDGMSNSGVPLSCLARRHYAHLISSCAVPRSSVRDRFCAVGTPPPLSGPSSREKKMASRASLFKVILGSSSASRRRILAEMGYKFTVMGADIDEKEIRREKPEELVMALAEAKADAIVTRLRSNGFKEDHTDPTLLITADQVVVHGGMIREKPSGAEEAREFIKGLFERVFFFFFTKKLILMQPSFALLYGMQFSGYSGGHASTVGSVLVTNLKTGARKGGWDKAEVYFHKIPEEVIESLIKEGDVLYVAGGLMVENPLTSPFVEAIVGTIDSIMGLPKALTEKLIQEALE